From Nitrosopumilus zosterae, the proteins below share one genomic window:
- a CDS encoding cation diffusion facilitator family transporter, with the protein MASGSTRAVYAALFGNLGIAVTKFIAAAMTGSASMWAESYHSTSDTVNQILLLLGIKISKKPATDLHQFGFGKSQFFWSFIVATMIFGISGILSLEQGFSSLLGTGHHFENPVINYIVLAIAFGFEANALRIALIQFKKPIKERGESILPSTLYNEFKNSKDTSILTVVVEDTAALLGIGIAAVGIFLTDITENTVYDSISSIIIGILLMSFAFFLAKENRGLLIGESISPEQRKQIVDIVTAIPEVNKVVTIKTMHLSPTVIIVGIEVNLIDGLDTDKIEIITDVIEHKIMKILPNSNKEYVFVEIER; encoded by the coding sequence TTGGCATCTGGGTCTACTAGAGCAGTTTATGCTGCCCTTTTTGGAAATTTGGGAATTGCAGTTACAAAGTTTATTGCAGCTGCAATGACGGGCAGTGCTTCAATGTGGGCAGAATCTTATCACTCTACTTCAGATACTGTTAATCAAATTTTATTGTTATTGGGCATCAAAATAAGTAAAAAACCTGCTACTGATTTGCATCAATTCGGTTTTGGAAAATCCCAATTTTTCTGGTCATTTATTGTCGCTACTATGATTTTTGGAATATCTGGCATATTGTCACTTGAACAGGGATTCTCATCTTTGTTGGGAACGGGACATCATTTTGAAAATCCTGTAATAAATTACATTGTACTTGCAATTGCATTTGGTTTTGAGGCAAATGCATTAAGAATTGCGCTAATTCAATTTAAAAAACCAATTAAAGAGCGAGGTGAAAGTATACTACCTTCAACTTTGTATAATGAATTTAAAAATAGTAAAGATACTTCAATTCTAACTGTGGTGGTGGAGGATACTGCTGCATTGTTAGGAATTGGAATTGCAGCTGTGGGGATATTTCTTACAGACATAACTGAAAATACTGTATATGATTCTATAAGCTCAATTATTATTGGAATACTGCTAATGTCGTTTGCTTTTTTCTTGGCCAAAGAAAACAGAGGACTGTTAATCGGAGAATCCATCTCTCCAGAACAAAGAAAACAGATTGTGGATATTGTTACTGCAATACCTGAAGTTAACAAAGTTGTCACCATAAAAACAATGCATCTTAGTCCTACTGTCATCATAGTTGGAATTGAAGTAAATTTGATTGATGGGCTGGATACCGATAAAATTGAGATAATAACTGATGTGATTGAACACAAAATTATGAAGATCCTACCAAATTCCAACAAAGAGTATGTTTTTGTAGAAATTGAACGATAG